A single Antechinus flavipes isolate AdamAnt ecotype Samford, QLD, Australia chromosome 5, AdamAnt_v2, whole genome shotgun sequence DNA region contains:
- the STAC3 gene encoding SH3 and cysteine-rich domain-containing protein 3 isoform X3 codes for MTEKEVLDSPKSFTAETPKSGRLKQLFRKETVEKKEMELPPEPQANGEAVGAQGGPIYYIYEEEEEEEEEEEKEPPPEPPKPVNDKPHKFKDHFFKKPKFCDVCARMIVLNNKFGLRCKNCKTNIHEHCQSFVEMQRCFGKIPPGFRRAYSSPLYSDQQYACVKDLLSNRNDPVFETLRTGVIMANKERKKGQADKKNPLAAMMEEEPEAPKTEEGKPQAGNPEGDKKTDKKTAEDKNKQPGFQQSHYFVALYRFKALEKDDLDFPPGEKITVIDDSNEEWWRGKIGEKVGFFPQNFIIRVRAGERVHRVTRSFVGNREIGQITLKKDQIVVQKGDEAGGYVKVYTGRKVGLFPTDFLEEI; via the exons atgacagaaaaggaagtcCTGGATTCTCCTAAATCCTTCACAGCGGAAACACCAAAGAGTGGG AGGCTGAAGCAATTATTCAGGAAGGAGACagtagaaaaaaaggagatggagCTCCCCCCTGAGCCCCAGGCCAATGGGGAGGCCGTAGGGGCTCAAGGAGGACCCATCTACTACATctatgaggaggaagaagaggaagaagaggaagaggagaaggaaccGCCCCCTGAACCCCCTAAGCCTGTCAATGACAAGCCCCACAAGTTCAAAGATCATTTCTTTAAGAAGCCCAAATTCTGTGATGTCTGTGCCAGAATGATTGTTC TTAACAACAAATTTGGGCTGCGGTGCAAGAACTGCAAAACCAATATCCATGAACACTGCCAGTCCTTTGTGGAGATGCAGAGATGCTTTGGCAAGATT CCCCCTGGTTTCCGCCGTGCCTATAGTTCTCCACTCTATAGTGACCAGCAATATGCCTGTGTCAAGGACCTACTCT CCAACCGAAACGATCCCGTTTTTGAGACACTTCGAACTGGAGTGATCATGGCAAACAAAGAGCGGAAAAAGGGACAAGCAGACAAGAAGAAT CCCCTAGCAGCTATGATGGAGGAGGAGCCAGAAGCCCCCAAAACTGAGGAAGGAAAACCCCAAGCTG GAAATCCAGAGGGAGACAAGAAGACCGACAAGAAGACTGCTGAAGACAAA AACAAGCAGCCTGGATTCCAGCAGTCTCATTACTTTGTGGCTCTCTATCGGTTCAAGGCTTTGGAAAAGGATGATCTGGACTTCCC ACCTGGAGAGAAAATCACTGTCATTGATGACTCTAATGAGGAATGGTGGCGG GGCAAAATTGGGGAGAAGGttggattttttccccaaaacttcATCATTCGAGTCAGGGCTGGTGAACGGGTACACCGGGTGACTAGATCCTTTGTGGGAAATCGTGAAATTGGGCAGATAACACTCAAGAAGGACCAG ATTGTGGTGCAGAAAGGGGACGAAGCTGGTGGCTATGTCAAAGTCTACACTGGTCGAAAGGTGGGACTATTTCCCACTGACTTTCTGGAGGAAATTTAG
- the STAC3 gene encoding SH3 and cysteine-rich domain-containing protein 3 isoform X1, with product MKNLQWDPHSCRMTEKEVLDSPKSFTAETPKSGLQRLKQLFRKETVEKKEMELPPEPQANGEAVGAQGGPIYYIYEEEEEEEEEEEKEPPPEPPKPVNDKPHKFKDHFFKKPKFCDVCARMIVLNNKFGLRCKNCKTNIHEHCQSFVEMQRCFGKIPPGFRRAYSSPLYSDQQYACVKDLLSNRNDPVFETLRTGVIMANKERKKGQADKKNPLAAMMEEEPEAPKTEEGKPQAGNPEGDKKTDKKTAEDKNKQPGFQQSHYFVALYRFKALEKDDLDFPPGEKITVIDDSNEEWWRGKIGEKVGFFPQNFIIRVRAGERVHRVTRSFVGNREIGQITLKKDQIVVQKGDEAGGYVKVYTGRKVGLFPTDFLEEI from the exons ATGAAGAATCTACAGTGGGATCCTCACTCTTGtaggatgacagaaaaggaagtcCTGGATTCTCCTAAATCCTTCACAGCGGAAACACCAAAGAGTGGG CTACAGAGGCTGAAGCAATTATTCAGGAAGGAGACagtagaaaaaaaggagatggagCTCCCCCCTGAGCCCCAGGCCAATGGGGAGGCCGTAGGGGCTCAAGGAGGACCCATCTACTACATctatgaggaggaagaagaggaagaagaggaagaggagaaggaaccGCCCCCTGAACCCCCTAAGCCTGTCAATGACAAGCCCCACAAGTTCAAAGATCATTTCTTTAAGAAGCCCAAATTCTGTGATGTCTGTGCCAGAATGATTGTTC TTAACAACAAATTTGGGCTGCGGTGCAAGAACTGCAAAACCAATATCCATGAACACTGCCAGTCCTTTGTGGAGATGCAGAGATGCTTTGGCAAGATT CCCCCTGGTTTCCGCCGTGCCTATAGTTCTCCACTCTATAGTGACCAGCAATATGCCTGTGTCAAGGACCTACTCT CCAACCGAAACGATCCCGTTTTTGAGACACTTCGAACTGGAGTGATCATGGCAAACAAAGAGCGGAAAAAGGGACAAGCAGACAAGAAGAAT CCCCTAGCAGCTATGATGGAGGAGGAGCCAGAAGCCCCCAAAACTGAGGAAGGAAAACCCCAAGCTG GAAATCCAGAGGGAGACAAGAAGACCGACAAGAAGACTGCTGAAGACAAA AACAAGCAGCCTGGATTCCAGCAGTCTCATTACTTTGTGGCTCTCTATCGGTTCAAGGCTTTGGAAAAGGATGATCTGGACTTCCC ACCTGGAGAGAAAATCACTGTCATTGATGACTCTAATGAGGAATGGTGGCGG GGCAAAATTGGGGAGAAGGttggattttttccccaaaacttcATCATTCGAGTCAGGGCTGGTGAACGGGTACACCGGGTGACTAGATCCTTTGTGGGAAATCGTGAAATTGGGCAGATAACACTCAAGAAGGACCAG ATTGTGGTGCAGAAAGGGGACGAAGCTGGTGGCTATGTCAAAGTCTACACTGGTCGAAAGGTGGGACTATTTCCCACTGACTTTCTGGAGGAAATTTAG
- the STAC3 gene encoding SH3 and cysteine-rich domain-containing protein 3 isoform X2, with translation MTEKEVLDSPKSFTAETPKSGLQRLKQLFRKETVEKKEMELPPEPQANGEAVGAQGGPIYYIYEEEEEEEEEEEKEPPPEPPKPVNDKPHKFKDHFFKKPKFCDVCARMIVLNNKFGLRCKNCKTNIHEHCQSFVEMQRCFGKIPPGFRRAYSSPLYSDQQYACVKDLLSNRNDPVFETLRTGVIMANKERKKGQADKKNPLAAMMEEEPEAPKTEEGKPQAGNPEGDKKTDKKTAEDKNKQPGFQQSHYFVALYRFKALEKDDLDFPPGEKITVIDDSNEEWWRGKIGEKVGFFPQNFIIRVRAGERVHRVTRSFVGNREIGQITLKKDQIVVQKGDEAGGYVKVYTGRKVGLFPTDFLEEI, from the exons atgacagaaaaggaagtcCTGGATTCTCCTAAATCCTTCACAGCGGAAACACCAAAGAGTGGG CTACAGAGGCTGAAGCAATTATTCAGGAAGGAGACagtagaaaaaaaggagatggagCTCCCCCCTGAGCCCCAGGCCAATGGGGAGGCCGTAGGGGCTCAAGGAGGACCCATCTACTACATctatgaggaggaagaagaggaagaagaggaagaggagaaggaaccGCCCCCTGAACCCCCTAAGCCTGTCAATGACAAGCCCCACAAGTTCAAAGATCATTTCTTTAAGAAGCCCAAATTCTGTGATGTCTGTGCCAGAATGATTGTTC TTAACAACAAATTTGGGCTGCGGTGCAAGAACTGCAAAACCAATATCCATGAACACTGCCAGTCCTTTGTGGAGATGCAGAGATGCTTTGGCAAGATT CCCCCTGGTTTCCGCCGTGCCTATAGTTCTCCACTCTATAGTGACCAGCAATATGCCTGTGTCAAGGACCTACTCT CCAACCGAAACGATCCCGTTTTTGAGACACTTCGAACTGGAGTGATCATGGCAAACAAAGAGCGGAAAAAGGGACAAGCAGACAAGAAGAAT CCCCTAGCAGCTATGATGGAGGAGGAGCCAGAAGCCCCCAAAACTGAGGAAGGAAAACCCCAAGCTG GAAATCCAGAGGGAGACAAGAAGACCGACAAGAAGACTGCTGAAGACAAA AACAAGCAGCCTGGATTCCAGCAGTCTCATTACTTTGTGGCTCTCTATCGGTTCAAGGCTTTGGAAAAGGATGATCTGGACTTCCC ACCTGGAGAGAAAATCACTGTCATTGATGACTCTAATGAGGAATGGTGGCGG GGCAAAATTGGGGAGAAGGttggattttttccccaaaacttcATCATTCGAGTCAGGGCTGGTGAACGGGTACACCGGGTGACTAGATCCTTTGTGGGAAATCGTGAAATTGGGCAGATAACACTCAAGAAGGACCAG ATTGTGGTGCAGAAAGGGGACGAAGCTGGTGGCTATGTCAAAGTCTACACTGGTCGAAAGGTGGGACTATTTCCCACTGACTTTCTGGAGGAAATTTAG